A genomic window from Pseudomonadales bacterium includes:
- a CDS encoding peptidoglycan DD-metalloendopeptidase family protein: MSRTGIAAVLLVMVCLGCATSNPPVPRSSGPVPEYYVVEKGDTLYEIAWRYRLDHRLLALANGIRPPYTIYPEQKLRLTEHVIAVHDARRVRTIPSDIAWRWPTTAAISEEFSRRNPAIDFRLARGDAVRACAAGEVVYSGAGLDGYPFLVILKHDDAYLSAYSSRQNPRVREGARVKAGALLADTVSRAEAGGTLRFEIRTDGKAVDPRSLLGPR; encoded by the coding sequence ATGTCCAGAACCGGAATCGCAGCCGTACTGCTCGTGATGGTCTGCCTGGGCTGCGCGACCTCGAATCCGCCCGTTCCCCGCAGCAGCGGTCCGGTGCCCGAGTATTACGTGGTGGAGAAGGGCGACACGCTCTATGAGATTGCCTGGCGCTACCGGCTCGATCATCGCCTGCTGGCACTGGCGAACGGTATCAGGCCGCCGTACACCATATATCCCGAGCAGAAACTGCGGCTCACCGAGCATGTGATCGCTGTTCATGATGCCCGGCGGGTCAGAACAATCCCCTCTGACATTGCCTGGCGCTGGCCGACAACGGCGGCGATCAGCGAAGAATTCAGCCGCCGCAATCCGGCCATCGATTTCCGGCTCGCCCGGGGGGATGCCGTCCGGGCCTGTGCCGCGGGCGAAGTTGTCTATTCGGGGGCGGGACTCGATGGTTATCCTTTTCTGGTGATCCTGAAGCACGACGATGCCTACCTGAGCGCCTACAGCTCGCGACAGAATCCCAGGGTGCGGGAAGGTGCCCGGGTTAAAGCTGGGGCGCTTCTGGCCGACACAGTGAGCAGAGCGGAAGCAGGCGGGACCCTGCGTTTCGAGATTCGCACAGATGGTAAAGCCGTCGATCCGCGATCCCTGCTGGGGCCCCGTTAG
- the rpoS gene encoding RNA polymerase sigma factor RpoS, protein MSAMELAEDTLDDGPLDDVEQDVEVMDAIEPLHERSADDSADATTLYLREIGRAPLLSADEEKHFGRLARSGDAAGRRRMIESNLRLVVKIARRYLHRGLSLLDLIEEGNLGLIHAVEKFDPERGFRFSTYATWWIRQSIERGIMNQTRTIRLPIHVVKQLNVYLRGVRELTQKLDHEPTVEDVAALLDKPVEEVRRMLSLEERVDSLDAYRTQGDRSMLEMVPDEGILDPAIEVQESGLMAQLDSLIDDLPEKQREVLARRFGLRGHDMATLEEVGKAVGLTRERVRQIQVEALKKLRRGLELQGLDAAGVFG, encoded by the coding sequence ATGTCTGCCATGGAACTGGCCGAAGATACGCTTGATGACGGCCCGCTCGACGATGTCGAGCAGGATGTGGAGGTCATGGATGCCATCGAGCCGCTGCACGAACGCAGCGCCGACGACTCAGCCGATGCAACCACCCTGTATCTGCGGGAAATCGGCCGTGCGCCGCTGCTCTCAGCGGACGAAGAGAAGCACTTCGGGCGCCTGGCCAGAAGCGGGGACGCGGCCGGCAGGCGCCGCATGATCGAAAGCAATCTGCGCCTGGTGGTGAAGATCGCACGCCGCTATCTGCACCGCGGGCTGTCGCTCCTCGATCTCATCGAAGAAGGCAATCTCGGCCTGATTCACGCGGTGGAGAAATTTGACCCCGAGCGGGGCTTCCGCTTCTCGACCTATGCCACCTGGTGGATCCGTCAGTCCATCGAGCGCGGCATCATGAATCAGACCCGCACCATCCGCCTGCCGATTCATGTGGTCAAACAGCTCAACGTCTATCTGCGCGGTGTGCGCGAACTCACTCAGAAACTCGATCACGAACCCACGGTGGAAGATGTCGCCGCTCTGCTCGATAAACCCGTGGAGGAAGTGCGGCGCATGCTCAGCCTCGAAGAGCGCGTCGACTCCCTGGATGCCTACCGGACCCAGGGAGATCGCTCCATGCTGGAAATGGTACCGGATGAAGGCATTCTCGACCCGGCCATCGAAGTTCAGGAATCCGGCCTCATGGCGCAGCTCGATTCACTCATCGACGATCTTCCGGAAAAGCAGCGGGAAGTACTGGCGCGTCGCTTCGGCCTGCGTGGTCACGATATGGCCACACTGGAAGAAGTGGGCAAGGCGGTGGGACTCACCCGGGAACGGGTGCGGCAGATTCAGGTCGAGGCGCTGAAGAAGCTGCGTCGCGGACTGGAGCTCCAGGGACTGGATGCGGCGGGCGTGTTCGGCTGA
- a CDS encoding ferredoxin family protein, with the protein MTFVVGDNCIKCKHTDCVEVCPVDCFYEGPNMLVIHPDECIDCALCEPECPVDAIFSEDELPADQEEFLKLNLELAEIWPNITEKKDPLPEAEDWKGKTDKIKYLER; encoded by the coding sequence ATGACGTTCGTCGTCGGCGACAACTGCATCAAGTGCAAGCACACCGATTGTGTCGAGGTGTGCCCCGTGGACTGTTTCTACGAGGGCCCCAACATGCTGGTCATCCACCCCGACGAGTGCATCGACTGCGCATTGTGCGAGCCCGAATGCCCCGTCGATGCCATCTTCTCCGAAGATGAACTGCCGGCAGATCAGGAGGAGTTTCTGAAACTGAATCTGGAGCTCGCCGAAATCTGGCCGAATATCACCGAGAAGAAAGATCCCCTGCCCGAAGCCGAAGACTGGAAGGGCAAAACCGACAAGATCAAATACCTGGAGCGCTGA
- the mutS gene encoding DNA mismatch repair protein MutS: MSTANPDLTSHTPMMQQYLGIKARHPDELVFYRMGDFYELFFGDAERAAELLDITLTARGQSGGAPIPMCGVPYHAADGYLARLMKQGVSVAVCEQIGDPATSKGPVERQVVRIVTPGTLTDDALQSGARDSLLMGIQPDPDPGTGAAVAILNLSSAELQVSHLPDHQSLEAELARLQPSEVLVPRRSRHPVLANTVHCRLLDDLAFDRTLGMRQLTRHFGTRDLSGFGIDTRSPLIGVAAAVLEYAKQTQCQPLEYIDHLTVLTTADAVALDAHSRRNLEIDRRLDGSEEHTLYALLNTTRTPMGGRLLRRWLNAPSRDRPQIQARQDAVGALLGADTLTRLRTGIREVGDLERIVSRLALGSVSPRDLSRLRSALAGFPALCQALPTSPRLAELTADLPDFTAELELLRSALMENPAALIRDGGVIAAGYDAGLDELRGLTENAAEWLAALERDERQRTGIATLKVGYNRVHGYYIETSRSASTAVPAEYVRRQTLKNAERYITPELKTFEEKALSASNRALKLERSLYDALVGSLQKSGRALRAAAAAAAEIDVLCTFAERAQTLNFSPPELVETPGIRIDAGWHPVVKASSENPFIANDLQLSDERRTLLITGPNMGGKSTYMRQSALIVLLAHTGSFVPARGARIGPIDRIFTRIGASDDLSGGRSTFMVEMTETANILHHATAQSLVLLDEIGRGTSTYDGLALAWATLNHLATRLRSFTLFATHYFELTQLADELPAACNVHLAATEHQGRIVFLHSVEDGPASQSYGIQVARLAGVPDAVLQEARSRLQALEQAQADRNPRQPDLFVGIPPGISDVPHPALSRLADLNPDELSPKAALEALYRLRAALDGSI; encoded by the coding sequence ATGAGCACCGCAAACCCCGATCTGACCAGCCACACACCCATGATGCAGCAGTATCTGGGAATCAAGGCGCGCCATCCTGATGAACTGGTGTTTTACCGGATGGGCGATTTCTATGAACTCTTCTTTGGCGACGCCGAGAGGGCCGCCGAACTGCTCGATATCACCCTCACCGCCCGGGGCCAGTCCGGCGGAGCCCCCATCCCCATGTGCGGCGTGCCTTACCACGCCGCGGACGGCTATCTGGCCCGGCTCATGAAACAGGGGGTCTCGGTTGCCGTGTGCGAGCAGATCGGTGATCCGGCGACCAGCAAAGGCCCTGTGGAGCGCCAGGTGGTGCGCATCGTCACACCGGGTACCCTTACTGACGATGCGCTCCAGTCCGGCGCCCGGGACAGCCTGCTCATGGGCATCCAGCCGGATCCCGACCCGGGTACCGGGGCCGCCGTCGCGATCCTGAACCTGTCCAGTGCCGAACTGCAGGTCAGCCACCTGCCGGATCACCAGTCCCTGGAGGCGGAACTCGCGCGTCTGCAGCCCAGCGAAGTGCTCGTTCCCCGCCGCAGCCGGCACCCCGTCCTGGCGAACACCGTGCACTGCCGCCTGCTCGACGATCTGGCCTTCGATCGCACCCTGGGCATGCGCCAGCTGACCAGACACTTCGGCACCCGGGATCTCAGCGGCTTCGGCATCGACACCCGATCGCCCCTGATCGGTGTCGCAGCCGCCGTGCTCGAATACGCCAAGCAGACCCAGTGTCAGCCGCTGGAATACATCGACCATCTCACGGTGCTGACAACGGCGGATGCAGTGGCCCTGGACGCCCACTCCCGGCGCAATCTCGAAATCGACCGGCGCCTCGACGGCAGTGAAGAGCACACCCTCTACGCCCTGCTCAACACCACCCGCACACCCATGGGCGGCCGCCTGCTGCGCCGCTGGCTCAATGCGCCCAGTCGCGATCGCCCACAGATCCAGGCCCGTCAGGATGCGGTCGGCGCGCTGCTCGGCGCGGATACCCTCACCCGGCTGCGCACCGGCATCCGGGAAGTCGGTGATCTGGAGCGGATCGTCTCCCGGCTCGCCCTGGGTAGCGTCAGCCCGCGTGATCTGTCCCGGCTGCGCAGTGCCCTGGCCGGCTTTCCCGCTCTCTGCCAGGCCCTGCCCACCTCGCCCAGACTCGCCGAACTCACCGCTGATCTGCCGGATTTCACAGCCGAGCTTGAGCTGCTGCGCAGCGCACTCATGGAGAACCCGGCCGCCCTGATCCGAGACGGCGGCGTCATCGCCGCCGGCTATGATGCCGGGCTGGATGAACTGCGCGGCCTGACGGAAAACGCCGCCGAGTGGCTCGCTGCACTGGAGCGGGACGAACGCCAGCGGACGGGAATCGCAACCCTCAAGGTGGGTTACAACCGGGTACACGGCTACTACATCGAAACCAGCCGCAGTGCGTCCACCGCGGTTCCTGCCGAGTACGTGCGCCGGCAGACACTGAAGAACGCAGAGCGCTACATCACGCCCGAGTTGAAAACCTTCGAAGAAAAAGCGCTGAGCGCTTCGAATCGCGCACTGAAGCTCGAGCGCTCACTCTACGACGCGCTGGTCGGCTCCCTGCAGAAGTCCGGCCGGGCACTGCGCGCGGCCGCTGCTGCGGCTGCCGAGATCGACGTGCTCTGCACCTTCGCCGAACGGGCCCAGACTCTGAATTTCAGTCCGCCGGAACTGGTCGAGACACCGGGCATCAGAATCGATGCCGGCTGGCACCCGGTGGTGAAGGCGAGCAGTGAGAACCCCTTCATCGCCAACGATCTGCAGCTGAGTGACGAGCGCCGCACCCTGCTCATCACCGGTCCGAACATGGGGGGCAAGTCGACGTACATGCGTCAGTCGGCGCTGATCGTTCTGCTGGCCCATACCGGCAGTTTCGTCCCGGCACGCGGCGCACGCATCGGGCCCATCGACCGGATTTTCACCCGCATCGGCGCCTCAGACGATCTCAGCGGCGGGCGCTCGACCTTCATGGTGGAGATGACCGAAACCGCCAACATCCTGCACCACGCCACTGCGCAAAGCCTGGTGCTGCTGGACGAGATCGGTCGCGGCACCAGCACCTACGACGGTCTCGCCCTCGCCTGGGCAACCCTCAACCATCTGGCAACACGGCTGCGCTCCTTCACCCTGTTTGCGACCCACTATTTCGAACTTACCCAGCTGGCAGACGAACTGCCCGCAGCCTGCAACGTGCACCTGGCGGCGACCGAGCACCAGGGCCGGATCGTCTTTCTGCACAGCGTGGAAGACGGACCGGCGAGTCAGAGCTATGGCATCCAGGTGGCTCGACTGGCCGGCGTGCCCGATGCGGTACTGCAAGAAGCGCGCTCCCGGCTCCAGGCGCTCGAGCAGGCCCAGGCAGACAGAAATCCCCGGCAGCCGGATCTCTTTGTCGGCATTCCACCAGGCATTTCAGACGTCCCGCACCCCGCGCTTTCACGACTCGCCGATCTGAACCCGGATGAGTTGAGTCCGAAGGCTGCGCTGGAGGCGCTGTACCGGCTGCGCGCGGCCCTGGACGGGTCGATTTGA
- the recA gene encoding recombinase RecA: MSVSSSKSSGPSKASKDAFRDPNREQNRDRALTAALAQIERQFGKGSMMRLGDREQVAIPSVSTGSLGLDIALGIGGLPRGRVVEIYGPESSGKTTLTLQVIAEAQKAGGTCAFIDAEHALDPDYAQKLGVDTDNLLVSQPDTGEQALEICDMLVRSGAVEVVVVDSVAALTPRAEIEGEMGDSHVGLQARLMSQALRKMTGNIKQSNTLVVFINQIRMKIGVMFGSPETTTGGNALKFYSSVRLDIRRIGAVKEGDEVIGNETRVKVVKNKVAPPFRQTEFQILYGQGINRMGEILDLGAAQGIVEKSGAWYSYKSDRIGQGRKNAADFLAQNPEICAEIEQTIREQLLPTVTRGEDVVVPEPAQDAL, translated from the coding sequence ATGAGCGTATCGTCGTCAAAATCCAGCGGTCCATCGAAAGCAAGCAAAGACGCCTTCCGGGATCCCAATCGCGAGCAGAACCGGGACCGCGCCCTGACTGCGGCTCTGGCCCAGATCGAGCGACAGTTCGGCAAGGGCTCGATGATGCGCCTCGGCGATCGGGAACAGGTCGCCATTCCCTCTGTGTCCACCGGTTCTCTGGGTCTGGACATCGCGCTGGGCATCGGCGGTCTGCCCCGGGGTCGCGTGGTGGAGATCTATGGACCGGAATCCTCGGGCAAGACGACGCTGACACTCCAGGTAATCGCCGAAGCGCAGAAGGCAGGTGGCACCTGCGCCTTCATCGACGCGGAGCACGCGCTGGATCCCGACTATGCCCAGAAGCTGGGTGTGGATACGGACAATCTGCTGGTCTCCCAGCCGGATACCGGTGAGCAGGCCCTGGAAATCTGCGACATGCTGGTGCGTTCAGGCGCCGTCGAGGTGGTGGTGGTCGATTCAGTTGCCGCTCTGACACCGCGAGCCGAAATCGAAGGTGAGATGGGCGATTCCCATGTCGGCCTGCAGGCCCGCCTGATGAGTCAGGCGCTGCGCAAAATGACAGGCAACATCAAGCAGTCCAATACTCTGGTGGTGTTCATCAACCAGATCCGTATGAAGATCGGTGTGATGTTCGGCTCTCCCGAGACCACCACCGGGGGTAATGCGCTGAAGTTCTACTCTTCGGTCCGTCTGGACATCCGCCGGATCGGCGCGGTGAAGGAGGGTGATGAGGTGATCGGCAATGAGACCCGGGTAAAGGTGGTGAAAAACAAAGTCGCGCCGCCCTTCCGGCAGACCGAGTTCCAGATTCTCTACGGCCAGGGTATCAATCGCATGGGTGAGATCCTCGATCTGGGTGCCGCACAGGGCATCGTCGAGAAATCCGGCGCCTGGTATTCCTACAAGTCGGACCGTATCGGCCAGGGCCGTAAGAACGCCGCCGATTTCCTCGCCCAGAACCCGGAGATCTGTGCGGAGATCGAGCAGACCATTCGTGAGCAGCTGCTGCCTACCGTCACCCGTGGTGAGGACGTGGTGGTGCCGGAACCGGCCCAGGACGCCCTCTAA
- a CDS encoding regulatory protein RecX, which produces MADTSLSSAQENPGLEDPELENHKQTEAAYRTALDSAVRYLARREHSRAELAQKLRRKGIDRTLIDRVLAYVGEHDLQSDSRFIETYVRSRRERGYGPVRIRQELGSRGIAESDLEDTLTESAEFWMDIARRVLARKFHVPPETREAWNTQARFLAQRGFPSDLIYRVLD; this is translated from the coding sequence GTGGCGGACACCTCTCTGAGTTCAGCACAGGAAAATCCGGGACTGGAAGATCCGGAACTGGAAAATCATAAACAAACAGAAGCCGCCTATCGCACGGCCCTCGACAGCGCCGTGCGCTACCTCGCCCGGCGGGAGCACAGCCGGGCGGAACTCGCCCAGAAACTCAGGCGTAAAGGTATCGATCGCACCCTGATCGACCGGGTGCTGGCCTATGTCGGCGAACACGACCTGCAATCAGACAGCCGTTTCATCGAGACCTATGTGCGCAGCCGGCGTGAGCGGGGCTATGGGCCGGTCCGTATCCGGCAGGAACTCGGCAGCCGGGGTATCGCGGAATCGGATCTGGAAGACACCCTCACCGAATCTGCTGAGTTCTGGATGGACATCGCCCGCCGGGTACTGGCCAGGAAGTTTCATGTGCCGCCCGAAACCCGGGAGGCGTGGAACACTCAGGCGCGATTCCTTGCTCAGCGCGGTTTTCCGTCAGACCTCATCTATCGGGTTCTGGACTGA
- a CDS encoding type II toxin-antitoxin system Phd/YefM family antitoxin, with product MTEVNIHEAKTQLSRLLRLVAAGEEVIIASAGRPVARLVPIEQPPRRLLGLDEGLFEIAEDFDDPLPAEVLAAFEG from the coding sequence ATGACCGAAGTCAACATTCACGAGGCAAAAACCCAACTTTCCAGGTTGCTGCGCCTGGTCGCCGCGGGGGAAGAAGTCATTATTGCCAGCGCGGGCAGGCCGGTGGCCAGACTGGTTCCCATCGAGCAACCGCCGCGCCGACTGCTGGGGCTCGATGAAGGCCTGTTCGAGATCGCGGAGGATTTCGATGATCCCTTGCCGGCGGAAGTGCTGGCGGCATTCGAAGGTTGA
- a CDS encoding type II toxin-antitoxin system VapC family toxin gives MKLLLDTHVWLWMQAAPKRIEARAAELITDSTNEVLLSAASAWEIAIKYALGRLALPVPPSDYVPSRMVRSGTRGLVIEHRHALQVSSLPPHHSDPFDRLLIAQAQLDGAILITADRKLGAYDVPLLVI, from the coding sequence TTGAAACTACTCCTGGACACTCACGTCTGGCTCTGGATGCAGGCTGCCCCCAAGCGAATCGAAGCCCGTGCGGCCGAGTTGATCACCGACTCGACTAACGAGGTTCTGCTGTCTGCAGCCAGTGCCTGGGAAATTGCAATCAAATATGCCCTCGGTCGACTGGCCTTGCCGGTGCCGCCTTCGGACTACGTTCCATCCAGAATGGTGCGCAGTGGCACCCGGGGTCTGGTAATCGAACATCGACATGCATTGCAGGTCTCGTCGCTGCCTCCCCACCACAGCGATCCCTTCGACCGACTCCTGATTGCTCAGGCGCAGCTGGACGGGGCAATCCTGATCACGGCGGATCGAAAGCTGGGCGCATACGACGTGCCGCTGCTGGTGATCTGA
- the alaS gene encoding alanine--tRNA ligase produces MKTAELRAAYLSFFESRGHRVVPSSTLVPANDPTLLFTNAGMNQFKDALLGREDPGYKRATSSQRCVRAGGKHNDLENVGYTARHLTFFEMLGNFSFGDYFKEETITWAWEFVTGVMAIDKDRLWVTVHPDDADSRKLWETRIGLDRSRVISLEENFWAMGDTGPCGPCTELFFDHGPAIAGGPPGSPDEDGDRYIEFWNLVFPQYDRQPDGTLDPLPMPGVDTGMGLERMTTILQKQHSVYEIDLFRALIGSAGGLLGLKNEKEMLANASLRVIADHIRSSAFLITDGVMPGNEDRSYVLRRIIRRGLRHGYKLGMPQPFFYKLVEPLAEQMGEAYPELREKQSEVTRALLREEERFAETLSSGMELLNGTVAKLKGNEIPGEVVFQLYDTYGFPVDLTADVARERNLQVDMVGFEAAMEAQRSRGRASARFDASLGQRVHVDGKVEFTGHRHLSGEAGVVAVYDKAGRKTQKLESGSEGIVVLDRTPFYGESGGQIGDTGSLTGIGIRFDVTDTQVSGDQLLHVGRLAEGSLGAGARLTAQVDAERRRRIRLNHSATHLMHAALRSTLGKHVQQKGSLVAPDRLRFDFSHPEPMTREQLAAVEAAVNEQIQANSKANTEVLDYDDAIARGAMALFGEKYGDQVRVLTMGGGYSVELCGGTHVKRTGEIGLFRIVSEAGVAAGVRRIEAVTGPGALAWCEQTDQLLDSVAQLVRAGRSEIVDKVAAVLEENRRLSKDMARLQQKMAASQGAELTDQAVAVGDIKVLAAQVEGDGAALMSTLDACRSKLGRSVILLGQVSGGSVSLISGVSKDLTDRVRAPDLINAIGAQVGAKGGGRPDMARAGGGTRPEALPAALASVVDWVRKQVGD; encoded by the coding sequence ATGAAGACTGCGGAGCTCCGGGCCGCCTATCTGTCGTTTTTTGAGTCACGCGGCCACCGTGTGGTGCCTTCCAGCACCCTGGTTCCGGCAAATGACCCGACGCTGCTGTTCACCAACGCGGGAATGAACCAGTTCAAAGACGCGCTGCTGGGCCGGGAAGATCCGGGCTACAAGCGGGCGACATCGTCCCAGCGTTGCGTGCGCGCCGGTGGCAAGCACAATGATCTGGAAAACGTCGGCTACACCGCGCGCCACCTGACCTTCTTTGAGATGCTCGGCAACTTCAGCTTTGGTGATTACTTCAAGGAAGAGACCATCACCTGGGCCTGGGAATTTGTGACCGGTGTGATGGCCATCGACAAGGACCGGCTCTGGGTCACGGTGCATCCGGACGACGCCGACTCCCGGAAGCTGTGGGAAACCAGGATCGGTCTCGATCGGTCCCGGGTGATTTCCCTTGAGGAGAATTTCTGGGCGATGGGCGATACCGGCCCCTGCGGACCCTGCACCGAACTGTTTTTCGATCACGGCCCGGCCATTGCCGGGGGACCTCCCGGCTCCCCGGATGAAGACGGCGACCGCTACATCGAATTCTGGAATCTGGTGTTCCCCCAGTACGATCGTCAGCCGGACGGTACCCTGGATCCGCTGCCCATGCCGGGCGTGGATACCGGCATGGGCCTGGAGCGCATGACCACCATCCTGCAGAAGCAGCACAGTGTTTATGAGATCGATCTGTTCCGGGCACTGATTGGTTCTGCAGGCGGGCTGCTGGGTCTGAAAAACGAAAAGGAGATGCTCGCCAATGCGTCGCTGCGGGTGATCGCAGACCACATCCGCTCGTCCGCTTTCCTCATCACCGATGGAGTAATGCCCGGTAACGAAGACCGCAGTTATGTGCTCCGCCGTATCATCCGTCGCGGGCTGCGGCACGGCTACAAACTCGGCATGCCCCAGCCCTTCTTTTATAAGCTGGTGGAGCCGCTGGCGGAGCAGATGGGTGAGGCTTATCCGGAGCTGCGCGAGAAGCAGTCGGAAGTGACCCGGGCCCTGCTGCGGGAAGAGGAACGTTTTGCCGAGACCCTGAGCTCCGGCATGGAACTGCTGAACGGTACCGTTGCGAAACTGAAGGGCAACGAGATCCCGGGTGAAGTGGTGTTCCAGCTTTACGATACTTACGGATTCCCTGTTGATCTGACCGCAGACGTCGCCCGGGAACGTAATCTGCAAGTCGACATGGTGGGCTTCGAGGCGGCGATGGAAGCCCAGCGCTCCCGGGGCAGGGCTTCGGCGCGCTTCGATGCTTCCCTCGGCCAGCGGGTGCACGTGGATGGCAAGGTGGAATTCACCGGGCACCGGCACCTGAGTGGTGAAGCCGGGGTGGTCGCCGTGTACGACAAGGCGGGCAGGAAAACTCAGAAGCTCGAGTCCGGCAGTGAAGGGATTGTGGTGCTCGATCGCACGCCCTTCTATGGCGAGTCGGGTGGTCAGATCGGGGATACCGGATCACTGACCGGAATCGGTATCCGCTTCGATGTCACTGACACCCAGGTGAGTGGCGATCAGCTTCTGCATGTCGGGCGGCTTGCCGAGGGATCGCTCGGCGCAGGCGCGCGACTGACGGCGCAGGTAGACGCAGAGCGTCGCCGGCGCATTCGCCTCAATCATTCCGCCACCCATCTGATGCACGCCGCTTTGCGCAGCACGCTGGGCAAACACGTCCAGCAGAAGGGCTCTCTGGTTGCGCCGGACCGATTGCGTTTTGACTTCTCGCATCCGGAGCCCATGACCCGGGAGCAGCTGGCGGCGGTGGAAGCGGCAGTGAACGAACAGATTCAGGCTAACAGTAAAGCGAACACGGAAGTGCTTGATTACGATGATGCGATCGCGCGAGGTGCGATGGCGCTGTTCGGCGAAAAGTATGGAGATCAGGTTCGGGTGCTGACTATGGGTGGCGGCTATTCGGTGGAACTCTGTGGTGGCACCCACGTTAAGCGCACCGGTGAGATCGGACTGTTCCGTATCGTTTCTGAAGCGGGTGTGGCTGCCGGGGTGCGTCGCATCGAAGCAGTCACCGGTCCCGGTGCGCTGGCCTGGTGTGAACAGACCGATCAGCTGCTCGATTCTGTTGCGCAACTCGTGCGCGCCGGTCGTTCAGAAATTGTCGACAAAGTAGCTGCGGTACTCGAAGAGAATCGTCGCCTCAGTAAGGATATGGCGCGTCTGCAGCAGAAAATGGCTGCCAGTCAGGGTGCGGAGCTTACGGATCAGGCGGTCGCTGTGGGGGATATCAAAGTGCTCGCAGCTCAGGTGGAGGGCGATGGAGCAGCACTGATGAGCACCCTCGACGCCTGCCGGTCCAAGCTCGGCCGGTCGGTGATCCTGCTGGGTCAGGTGAGCGGCGGGAGTGTCTCTCTGATCTCCGGGGTCAGCAAAGACCTCACGGATCGGGTCCGCGCACCGGATCTCATCAACGCCATCGGTGCCCAGGTCGGCGCCAAAGGCGGCGGCCGACCGGATATGGCCCGGGCAGGCGGTGGTACCCGGCCTGAGGCGCTGCCTGCCGCACTGGCATCCGTCGTCGACTGGGTGCGCAAGCAGGTCGGGGACTGA
- a CDS encoding aspartate kinase, producing the protein MAVIVQKYGGTSVGSPERIQAVADRVIGYRNRGDQVIVVVSAMSGETNRLDALARSTVSRPAGREMDVLLATGEQVTIALLSMVLTDLGHPARSYTGAQVGIHTDDQFGRARITSIDTDELRRVLADGQIPVIAGFQGVDPKGSITTLGRGGSDTTAVAIAAALGVDECEICTDVDGVYTADPRIVADARRLQQITFEEMLELASLGSKVLHPRSVEFAGKYHVPLRVLSSFEDGPGTLITTEKTTMEQPIVSGIAHARDEAKITMSGVPDIPGVASKILGPIGRAPIEVDMIVQNTGADGLTDFTFTVKRGDYERALELLRPVQQKLGARELSGDNKIAKVSVVGVGMRSHAGVATRMFDALAAENINILMISTSEIKISVVVAERYLELAVRCIHSEFDLGNGGGVAVTAK; encoded by the coding sequence ATGGCAGTGATCGTGCAGAAATATGGCGGCACCAGCGTCGGCAGCCCCGAGCGTATCCAGGCCGTTGCCGATCGTGTGATCGGCTATCGGAATCGGGGTGATCAGGTGATCGTGGTGGTTTCCGCCATGAGCGGCGAGACCAACCGGCTTGATGCGCTTGCGCGCAGCACGGTCAGCAGGCCCGCGGGCAGAGAGATGGATGTGCTGCTCGCCACCGGCGAACAGGTCACGATCGCACTGCTGAGCATGGTACTCACCGACCTTGGTCATCCCGCCAGATCCTATACTGGTGCACAGGTCGGAATACACACCGATGATCAGTTCGGTCGGGCACGAATCACCAGCATCGATACGGATGAGTTGCGGCGGGTGCTCGCAGACGGTCAGATTCCCGTCATCGCGGGGTTTCAGGGCGTGGATCCCAAGGGCAGTATCACAACCCTCGGTCGCGGCGGCTCGGATACCACGGCTGTGGCCATCGCCGCAGCACTGGGTGTGGATGAATGCGAAATCTGCACCGACGTGGATGGTGTCTACACCGCTGATCCACGCATCGTCGCAGACGCCCGGCGCCTGCAGCAGATCACCTTTGAAGAAATGCTCGAACTGGCCTCTCTCGGCTCCAAGGTTCTGCACCCGCGTTCGGTCGAGTTCGCCGGGAAATATCACGTGCCCCTGCGGGTGCTGTCGAGCTTCGAAGACGGCCCTGGCACGCTCATCACCACTGAGAAGACCACCATGGAACAACCCATCGTTTCCGGCATTGCCCATGCCCGGGATGAAGCCAAGATCACCATGTCCGGCGTGCCTGATATCCCGGGTGTCGCGTCAAAGATTCTCGGCCCGATCGGTCGCGCGCCAATTGAAGTCGACATGATCGTGCAGAACACCGGCGCAGACGGACTCACCGACTTCACTTTCACGGTCAAGCGCGGGGATTATGAGCGTGCACTCGAACTGCTGCGTCCAGTGCAGCAGAAGCTCGGGGCACGTGAGCTTTCCGGTGACAACAAGATTGCCAAGGTCTCGGTGGTCGGTGTCGGCATGCGCTCCCATGCCGGTGTTGCGACCCGGATGTTTGACGCGCTGGCCGCCGAAAACATCAACATCCTCATGATCTCCACTTCAGAGATCAAAATTTCCGTGGTCGTGGCCGAACGCTATCTGGAGCTTGCCGTGCGCTGTATCCACAGTGAGTTCGACCTCGGTAACGGTGGTGGCGTGGCTGTCACCGCGAAATAG